The Liquorilactobacillus nagelii DSM 13675 DNA window CTACTTGAAATATAATAATCCGCATAAGACGTCTCTTTATTTAAGTTCTGGGTTACCGGTAATTATTGCTAAGGATGCCGCGCTGGCTGGTTTTATTACTTCACAAGGATTAGGAATCGCGGTTACTTCCTTGAAGGAGTTAGACCGAGAACTGCTGAAAATTGATGCTCAAGAATATGAACAGATGAGACAACGTGTCCAGCGAATTGCTAAAAAAATCCGATCTGGGCAATATATTAAAGCTGCTGTTAAGCAACTAATTGATTAAGTATGGAGAAAGTTATGATACCAAAAATAATACATTATTGCTGGTTTGGTTCTAAAGAATTACCCATTGAATATCAGCAATATTTAAAAGGTTGGCAGGAAAAATGCCCTGATTACAAAATCATTCGCTGGGATGAAACTAATTATGATGTGCAGCAGAATCATTATATGGCACAAGCTGCAGCTAAAGGAAAATGGGGATTTGTTTCTGACTATTTAAGCTTTGATGTTGTCTATCGTTTTGGTGGAATTTATTTAGATACAGATGTTGAGTTGGTAAAAAATTTTGATGATATTTTAACTTATCAAGCGTTTATGGGTTTTGAAGAAAATGAGCAGGGATATTCAGTTGCTCCAGGACTGGGATTTGGAGCACAAAAGCATGATCCGACTATTTTAAAGCTACGTCAAATGTATGATGGTGTTGATTTTATAACTCCTGAGGGGAAACTTAATACTTTAACAATCCCGGCCTATACGACTAATTTCTTGTTAAAACAAGGCTTGCAGCCTAATAACCAACTTCAAACGGTAGCTGGGGTTAGAATCTTTCCGACTGATTATTTTGCGCCAATGGATTTTTTAACTGGAGAGATTAAATTAACGGCTAATTCACACAGCATTCACCATTATAGTGCTACGTGGCAAGATCCAGTTAACTTACGACATATTAAAATTATTCGTCAGGTTAATCGGCGGTTTGGCAAAAAATGGGGGATGCGAATTAACTGGATTTTACGTGCAAATTGGGCGGTTGTTCGCCGTATACGGGCAGTTTTTAATCAAAATTAAGGAGAGGAATCGGCAGGATGAAGAAAATTAGTGTGGTAATTCCAGTTTATAACGTAGCTGAATTTTTACCGACTTGTCTTGATAGCTTAGTTCATCAAACATTTCCGTCGCAAGATTATGAAGTTCTCTTAGTCGACGATGGGAGTACCGATAATTCAGCCCAAATTTGTCAGCAGTATATTGAGCGTTATCCGCAGTTGTTGCGATTATTGACTAAAAAAAATGGTGGTTTGTCTGATGCCAGAAATTATGGCTTAGCTCGGTGTCAAGGAAATTATGTCTTGTTTATTGATTCAGATGATTATGTCGAAAAACAAATGTTGGCACGGATGTACACCTTAACTGATCAAGAAACAAAAAAAATTGTTGAGTGCAATTTTATTTGGGAGTATCCCAATCGTCAGCGGCTTGATTTGCGTAGTGGTTATCAGTCAGTGGCGGATTATCTGATAAATGGCCGCGTAGTTGCTTGGAATAAACTTTACCGGCGTGACTGGTTATTGCAAACTAAGGTTGAATTTCCTAAGGGAAAGCTTTATGAAGACCAAAACTTCTTTTTTAAAATTATTTTATTTTTAGATAATATTAATGAAATTGCTCTCGATCAAACAGCCGAGGTTCATTATCGTCAACGCAGCGGATCAATATCTTATAATCAAGCAAGCAAAATTACCGACATCTTTTGGATTTATCAAGATCTCATCGATTACTATCAACTACATCAAGGTGACCGATATTATGCAGAAATTCAATATCGTTTTTGTCGTAACCTGTTAGGTAATGTTCTATTACGAAAAATTCGTCCCTTAAAAAATCGACAACAAAAACAAACGTTGACGACTCAAATTTGGCAGAAAATTGATGCTTGGTTTCCTGATTGGAAAGAGAATCCTTATTTAAAAAGGCCAGGAAAAGTAAATTCTTATCTGCGATTGGTTAAACCATTTTGGACTAAATTGTTGGTTACTATTTAAAAATATGGTATTCAAATCTAAGGATAAATGGCAAAAAATTTTCAACTTATAATACATAATCCGAGGAGGGATTGAAATGTTGATCGGTTCACATGTTAGTATGAAAAGCCCAGAAATGCTTTTGGGTGCTGCTAAAGAGGCGGCTGGTTATCAGGCTAATACTTTTATGATTTATACTGGAGCACCACAGAACACGCGCCGTCGCCCAACAAGTGAAATGCAGATTGCTGCAGGTAAAAATTTCATGGAGGAACATCAAATTACCCAGTTGGTAGTGCATGCTCCGTATATTATTAATTTGGGCAATACCAAAAAGCCGCAAAATTTTGCTTTTGCCGTTGACTTTTTGCAAGCCGAGATTCAACGCGCCGAAGCTTTAGGAGCTAAACAGTTAACTTTTCATCCAGGTGCACATGTTGGAGCGGGAGCTGAAGCAGGAATTGCTAATATTATTCGGGGCTTAAATGAAGTGATTTCGCCTAGACAAAAATTGCAGATCGCCATTGAAACGATGGCTGGCAAAGGAACTGAGGTCGGTCGCACTTTTGAGGAATTAGCTCAAATTATTGCTGGAGTGACCTATAATGAAAAGTTATCAGTAACTTTTGATACTTGTCACACAAATGATGCGGGTTATGATGTTAAAAATGATTTTGATGGGGTCTTGAATGAATTCGATCATGTGATTGGTTTATCACGGCTGCAAGTTTTGCATTTAAATGATTCTAAGAATCCTTGTGGCAGTCATAAGGATCGCCATGAAAATCTTGGCTTTGGAACAATTGGATTTGCGGCCTTAAATCAAATTGCTCATCACCCAAGCTTAAAAGAAGTTCCCAAAATTATGGAAACTCCTTATGTGGGTAACGATAAGAAAAATCAATTTCCGCCGTATGCATATGAAATTAAAATGTTGCAGGAACAAAAATTTAATCCAGCTTTAAAAGAACAAGTTGTTGAAAACGCTGGAAAATTGGTTTAACTATGGTCTTCTAGTTGTTCAATAATAATTGTCGCGGTTTCTTCAATTGATTTGTTTGCGACATTAATCACGGTACAACCGAGTTTTTGATATAAATCCTGGGCATATGCCAATTCGGCCTCAATATTGTCTAAACTCGAATAATTAGTGTCTGGATTTAAGCCATAAGTAATCATTCGTTCTCGGCGGATGCTATTGAGGACTTGTGGATCATTGGTCAAACCAAAAATTTTTTTCTTGGGAACTTGCCAAATTTCTTTAGGCAATTGTGCTTGCGGAACAAGCGGCAAGTTAGCAACGCGATAATTTTTGTTGGCCATGTACAATGAAAGTGGTGTCTTGGAGGTTCGCGAAATTCCAAGTAAAACGACATCAGCTTTTAAAAAACCAGCTGGATCCTTGCCGTCATCATAAGTCACTGCGAATTCAAGCGCATCAATTCGTTTGAAATAAGTTTGATTTAATTTATGATTGCGTCCCGGTTGTCCTAACGGCTGATCACCGCTTTTTTCTTGCATGGCATGAATTAAATTGGACATACCATCGAGAATTGTTAAATCGTGTTTTTCTCCGAATTCATTAACATAGGCGGAAAAATTTGGATTAACAAAAGTATGCACAATCAAAGCGTTATCATTTTTGGCTTGATCTAAAACCTGTTGAAGTTTTTCTTTTGTCCGCGTCAGTGGAAAGCGTCGATAGTTGAATTTTACTTTGGGAAATTGGACAGCTGCTGCAGTTGCTAAGCTGTAGCCGGTTTCACCAAGAGAGTCAGAGATAATATAAACATTCATTGTAATTGTTGCTGACATTTGATCAGTCCCTTCACTTGTTAAATTAATTATAAAAAAATAACTAATTTAGAGCAAGGATAATTATTTTATTGACGGTCTTGGTTACTTTAGGTATAATGGTTAAGAACTGTTAAAAGTTTGTGTGTTTATGCAGAATATGACGGTTACATTTAAGCTCGGAGGGAGGGAAACAAAAATGTCAAAGACAATCGTTCGTAAAAACGAATCCCTTGATGACGCTCTTCGTCGCTTCAAACGTTCCGTTTCAAAAACAGGTACTTTACAAGAATACCGTAAACGTGAGTTTTATGAGAAACCTAGCGTGAAACGCAAGAAAAAGTCTGAAGCAGCGCGTAAAAGAAAAAACAAACGTCGTTTCTAATTCCTAAGGAGGGATAGATCTGATGAGCCTGCTAGATTCCTTGAATAGTGATTTAAAGACTGCCTTAAAAGCTCATGATAAAACAACGCTCAGCACGGTAAGAATGTTGAAAGCGGCTGTAATGAATGAAAAAATTAAGGCTGGTCATGATTTAGATCATTCAGAAGAGATTGCGGTATTGTCACGAGAGCTGAAACAGCGAAAAGATTCAGCTAAAGAATTTGCAGATGCTGGTCGACAAGACTTAGTACCAGCAATTGAAGCAGAAATTAAGATTGTTGAACGGTATTTACCACAACAATTAAACCAAGATCAGGTAAAAGAAATTGTTGCGACAACTATCCAAGAGATAGGTGCAACTTCTAAAGCCGATTTTGGTAAAGTAATGAAAGCAGTTATGCCGAAGCTGAAAGGTCAAGCAGATGGCAAAACAGTGAATACGATAGTAAAATCTTTGTTATCATAGATGACGGTATGGCAGTTTGGAGAAAATAAGTTGCAAGTTGCAGCTTATTTTTTTTGCCTTGACTGAGAAATGAAACTGATAAATCTAGTTTAGCAAGCTTTTACAATATTAGCTTTTATGCTATGATTTAAGCATAATATACAGGGTTAAGGAGTTGCACTTTTGACAGATGAACAGATTGTAGAAAAAACATTTCAAATTACAGCGCAGCAAGATGCGGTTTCCTTATTGGGTGTTAATGATCAACATGTTCACTTGCTGGAAACAGCTGAGAATGTAAAAATTCGTCCGTTTGGCGATACAATTAGAATCAGTGGTGTTACAACGGCGGTTGATCAGGTTAGCAAGATTTTACGTGAACTTTCCAGATTGCTTCAAGAAGGAATCGTGATTGATAGCTCAGATGTAATCTCAGCAATTAAGATGGCTGATAAGGGAACATTAAAATATTTCCATGATTTATATACAGAAGTTTTAATTAAAGATCAAAAGAAACGTTCAATTCGGGTAAAAACCAGTGGTCAGCGACAATATGTGGCAGCAATTCGGAAAAATGATCTGGTTTTTGGAATTGGACCAGCAGGAACTGGCAAAACTTTTTTGGCAGTTGTTATGGCAGTTGCAGCACTAAAAAAGAATCAGGTGGAAAAAATAATCTTGACCCGGCCAGCGGTTGAAGCTGGGGAATCATTGGGCTTTTTACCGGGAGACTTGAAAGAAAAAGTTGATCCTTATTTGCGACCGGTTTATGATGCACTATATGCAATTATGGGCAAGGATCATACTGAACGCTTATTAGAACGTGGTACGATTGAAATTGCACCATTGGCCTATATGCGTGGACGAACGCTGGAAAATGCTTTTGTAATTTTAGATGAGGCTCAAAATACTACACGCGCTCAGATGAAAATGTTTTTGACGCGGTTGGGGTTTGGTTCAAAAATGGTTGTTAATGGCGATCAAACGCAAATTGATTTGCCTCATGGACATAGTCAAAGTGGATTAATGGATGCTTGGCATGTTTTACAGGGTCTGCCGCGAATCTCTTTTGTTGAGTTTGCTGCGGCTGATGTTGTGCGGCACCCAGTCGTTGCGGAAATCATTAATGCATATGCTAAGCAAGCACAGGAAGAGGAGCAGTAGTTTTGGATTTAGAAATTTATGATGATACAAAACAAGCAACAGCCGAATGGTTGGACTTAATCAAAAAAGTTTTGGAATTTGCTGGATCTTATTTGAAGTTACCCGAAGACACTGAAATGTCTGTCACCTTAATGGATAATGAACATATTCATCAGATTAATAAAAAATATCGCGGCGTTGATAAACCGACCGATGTAATTAGTTTTGCAATTGAAGAAAGTGGCGATGAAGACCCGATCATCATCCCTGATGCTGCTGATTTCGAGGAACCTAAGAATTTGGGAGATATCATGGTTTCGGTAGATAAGGTCAAAGAACAAGCGGCTTATTTACAGCATTCTGAAGAACGTGAATTGGGCTTCTTAGTTTTACATGGCTTTTTACATTTGAATGGTTATGATCATATGAAAGTTGAAGACGAAAAGGTGATGTTTGCCTTACAACGAAAGATTTTGGATGCCTATGGACTTAAAAGATAAAAAGCAGTTGCAGAATTGCTGGAAAAACCATAACTTTAAAGAATCATTACGACATGCATTAGCCGGTTTGGCTTGTGTTTGGCATGAAGAACGTAACTTTCGCTTTGATGTTTTTGCAGCCACGGCTGTCATTATTTTGGGAGTTTTATTACACTTACAATTGTTGGAATGGTTGTGGCTTGGCTGGGCAATTATGAGTGTGTTGGTTAGTGAATTATGGAACACAGTACTGGAAAATGTGGTTGATTTAGTGACACAATTTCATCGCCATCCACTAGCAAAAAAAGCTAAGGATATGGCTTCAGCGGCTGTTTTACTGAATGCTGTTTTTGCAGCAATCATTGGTTTAAGTGTTTTAGGATTTAGATTATGGCAATTACTGGCGAAATAGAGGAGAAAAAATGGATTTAAAGAAACATTCTGGATTTGTAGCAATTATCGGCCGGCCAAATGTCGGCAAGTCAACTTTCTTAAATCGGATTGTTGGTCAAAAAGTGGCAATTATGAGTGATAAATCCCAAACCACTCGTAATAAAATTCAAGGGATTTATACGA harbors:
- a CDS encoding glycosyltransferase family 32 protein, encoding MEKVMIPKIIHYCWFGSKELPIEYQQYLKGWQEKCPDYKIIRWDETNYDVQQNHYMAQAAAKGKWGFVSDYLSFDVVYRFGGIYLDTDVELVKNFDDILTYQAFMGFEENEQGYSVAPGLGFGAQKHDPTILKLRQMYDGVDFITPEGKLNTLTIPAYTTNFLLKQGLQPNNQLQTVAGVRIFPTDYFAPMDFLTGEIKLTANSHSIHHYSATWQDPVNLRHIKIIRQVNRRFGKKWGMRINWILRANWAVVRRIRAVFNQN
- a CDS encoding glycosyltransferase family 2 protein — encoded protein: MKKISVVIPVYNVAEFLPTCLDSLVHQTFPSQDYEVLLVDDGSTDNSAQICQQYIERYPQLLRLLTKKNGGLSDARNYGLARCQGNYVLFIDSDDYVEKQMLARMYTLTDQETKKIVECNFIWEYPNRQRLDLRSGYQSVADYLINGRVVAWNKLYRRDWLLQTKVEFPKGKLYEDQNFFFKIILFLDNINEIALDQTAEVHYRQRSGSISYNQASKITDIFWIYQDLIDYYQLHQGDRYYAEIQYRFCRNLLGNVLLRKIRPLKNRQQKQTLTTQIWQKIDAWFPDWKENPYLKRPGKVNSYLRLVKPFWTKLLVTI
- a CDS encoding deoxyribonuclease IV gives rise to the protein MLIGSHVSMKSPEMLLGAAKEAAGYQANTFMIYTGAPQNTRRRPTSEMQIAAGKNFMEEHQITQLVVHAPYIINLGNTKKPQNFAFAVDFLQAEIQRAEALGAKQLTFHPGAHVGAGAEAGIANIIRGLNEVISPRQKLQIAIETMAGKGTEVGRTFEELAQIIAGVTYNEKLSVTFDTCHTNDAGYDVKNDFDGVLNEFDHVIGLSRLQVLHLNDSKNPCGSHKDRHENLGFGTIGFAALNQIAHHPSLKEVPKIMETPYVGNDKKNQFPPYAYEIKMLQEQKFNPALKEQVVENAGKLV
- a CDS encoding pyruvate, water dikinase regulatory protein — translated: MSATITMNVYIISDSLGETGYSLATAAAVQFPKVKFNYRRFPLTRTKEKLQQVLDQAKNDNALIVHTFVNPNFSAYVNEFGEKHDLTILDGMSNLIHAMQEKSGDQPLGQPGRNHKLNQTYFKRIDALEFAVTYDDGKDPAGFLKADVVLLGISRTSKTPLSLYMANKNYRVANLPLVPQAQLPKEIWQVPKKKIFGLTNDPQVLNSIRRERMITYGLNPDTNYSSLDNIEAELAYAQDLYQKLGCTVINVANKSIEETATIIIEQLEDHS
- the rpsU gene encoding 30S ribosomal protein S21, yielding MSKTIVRKNESLDDALRRFKRSVSKTGTLQEYRKREFYEKPSVKRKKKSEAARKRKNKRRF
- a CDS encoding GatB/YqeY domain-containing protein, which translates into the protein MSLLDSLNSDLKTALKAHDKTTLSTVRMLKAAVMNEKIKAGHDLDHSEEIAVLSRELKQRKDSAKEFADAGRQDLVPAIEAEIKIVERYLPQQLNQDQVKEIVATTIQEIGATSKADFGKVMKAVMPKLKGQADGKTVNTIVKSLLS
- a CDS encoding PhoH family protein, with protein sequence MTDEQIVEKTFQITAQQDAVSLLGVNDQHVHLLETAENVKIRPFGDTIRISGVTTAVDQVSKILRELSRLLQEGIVIDSSDVISAIKMADKGTLKYFHDLYTEVLIKDQKKRSIRVKTSGQRQYVAAIRKNDLVFGIGPAGTGKTFLAVVMAVAALKKNQVEKIILTRPAVEAGESLGFLPGDLKEKVDPYLRPVYDALYAIMGKDHTERLLERGTIEIAPLAYMRGRTLENAFVILDEAQNTTRAQMKMFLTRLGFGSKMVVNGDQTQIDLPHGHSQSGLMDAWHVLQGLPRISFVEFAAADVVRHPVVAEIINAYAKQAQEEEQ
- the ybeY gene encoding rRNA maturation RNase YbeY, with the translated sequence MDLEIYDDTKQATAEWLDLIKKVLEFAGSYLKLPEDTEMSVTLMDNEHIHQINKKYRGVDKPTDVISFAIEESGDEDPIIIPDAADFEEPKNLGDIMVSVDKVKEQAAYLQHSEERELGFLVLHGFLHLNGYDHMKVEDEKVMFALQRKILDAYGLKR
- a CDS encoding diacylglycerol kinase family protein, with translation MDLKDKKQLQNCWKNHNFKESLRHALAGLACVWHEERNFRFDVFAATAVIILGVLLHLQLLEWLWLGWAIMSVLVSELWNTVLENVVDLVTQFHRHPLAKKAKDMASAAVLLNAVFAAIIGLSVLGFRLWQLLAK